One Micromonospora craniellae genomic region harbors:
- a CDS encoding TOMM precursor leader peptide-binding protein gives MDRPPSPRPILLPGLSRLWRDRHTLQLGLAPERAVLVEFADPGAVRLLDLLDGTRSERQVLTGTGGRPEHARALLDALREAGLVVPAHTLVPRDLAEPRRSRLAAEAGALALAAARLPGTPAQVLRRRLAARVAVTGPGPLGAAVTLALAQAGVGHVQPDLPGPVRPVDLVGSGIAADELGRPLGAAAQATVTRAAPGTATGPLRRARPDLVIQFGLDRPAALVAAGHAQRRQPHLLVDVREGVPVIGPLVRPPTGPCLRCLDLHRADRDPHWPALAAQIAHAPTTPTCATGTLLAATAYTVTEALAQLDGGTPETLGGAVEIGSAGVTRRRHWPPHPRCRCGAYAEDECQPGRRAAAGPPSR, from the coding sequence ATGGACCGCCCGCCGTCGCCCCGCCCCATCCTGCTGCCCGGGCTCAGCCGACTCTGGCGCGACCGGCACACCCTTCAACTCGGGCTGGCACCGGAGCGTGCCGTCCTGGTCGAGTTCGCCGACCCCGGCGCGGTCCGGCTTCTCGACCTGCTCGACGGCACGCGCAGCGAGCGGCAGGTGCTCACCGGCACCGGCGGCCGCCCGGAGCACGCCCGCGCCCTGCTCGACGCGCTGCGTGAGGCCGGCCTGGTGGTACCGGCGCACACCCTCGTGCCCCGGGATCTCGCCGAGCCGCGCAGGAGCCGGCTCGCTGCGGAGGCCGGCGCGCTGGCCCTGGCCGCCGCCCGGCTGCCCGGCACCCCCGCACAGGTGCTCCGGCGTCGCCTGGCCGCCCGGGTGGCGGTCACCGGACCAGGCCCGCTCGGTGCCGCTGTCACCCTGGCCCTGGCCCAGGCCGGTGTCGGGCACGTCCAGCCCGACCTCCCCGGCCCGGTACGCCCCGTCGACCTCGTCGGCAGCGGCATCGCCGCCGACGAACTCGGGCGTCCGCTCGGCGCGGCGGCCCAGGCGACCGTGACGCGTGCCGCACCGGGCACCGCCACCGGCCCACTGCGTCGGGCCCGGCCCGACCTGGTGATCCAGTTCGGCCTCGACCGGCCGGCTGCGTTGGTGGCCGCCGGCCACGCCCAGCGCCGGCAGCCGCACCTGCTGGTCGACGTCCGGGAGGGCGTTCCGGTGATCGGGCCGCTGGTCCGGCCGCCGACCGGTCCCTGCCTGCGCTGCCTCGACCTGCACCGCGCCGACCGGGACCCGCACTGGCCGGCGCTCGCCGCCCAGATCGCCCACGCGCCGACCACCCCGACCTGCGCCACCGGCACGCTGCTGGCGGCCACCGCCTACACGGTGACCGAGGCGCTGGCGCAGCTCGACGGCGGCACTCCGGAGACGCTCGGCGGGGCGGTGGAAATCGGTTCGGCGGGTGTCACCCGCCGCCGGCACTGGCCGCCGCACCCCCGCTGCCGATGCGGCGCGTACGCCGAAGATGAATGCCAGCCCGGCCGCAGAGCAGCAGCGGGCCCGCCGAGTCGGTAA
- a CDS encoding DUF5679 domain-containing protein gives MADQAQTYNGYCVKCKEKRDFEGRVEVSKTGMNMAKGKCPVCGTTVNRILGKAKV, from the coding sequence GTGGCCGACCAGGCCCAGACCTACAACGGTTACTGCGTCAAGTGCAAGGAGAAGCGGGACTTCGAGGGCCGCGTCGAGGTTTCGAAGACCGGCATGAACATGGCCAAGGGCAAGTGTCCGGTGTGTGGCACAACAGTGAACCGCATCCTGGGCAAGGCGAAGGTCTGA
- a CDS encoding M48 metallopeptidase family protein — MAGARKPVVEVRRSQRRRRTVSAYRDGERVVVLIPDQFSRAEESEWVDRMLARLAAREGRLTRSDAELLDRAGRLIKLYLTEYGDRAVPASVRWVSNQNGRWGSCTPADRSIRLSHRLQEMPDWVIDYVLLHELVHLVVPSHNAQFWALVGRYPKTERARGYLEGVAAVTGTP; from the coding sequence ATGGCGGGGGCGCGGAAGCCTGTCGTCGAGGTACGGCGCAGCCAGCGTCGGCGACGTACGGTGTCCGCCTACCGCGACGGTGAGCGGGTCGTCGTCCTCATCCCCGACCAGTTCTCCCGGGCCGAGGAGAGCGAATGGGTCGATCGGATGCTCGCCCGGCTCGCTGCCCGGGAGGGTCGCCTGACCCGCTCAGACGCCGAGCTGCTGGACCGGGCCGGTCGACTGATCAAGCTCTACCTGACCGAGTACGGCGACCGTGCGGTGCCGGCCAGCGTCCGGTGGGTGAGCAACCAGAACGGCCGATGGGGCTCCTGCACCCCGGCGGACCGCTCGATCCGGCTCTCTCACCGGCTCCAGGAGATGCCGGACTGGGTGATCGACTACGTGCTGCTGCACGAACTCGTCCACCTGGTCGTGCCCAGCCACAACGCCCAGTTCTGGGCCCTGGTCGGCCGGTACCCGAAGACCGAACGTGCCCGGGGCTACCTGGAGGGCGTCGCGGCGGTGACCGGCACGCCCTGA
- a CDS encoding zinc-dependent metalloprotease — MPDIPFGFALPGGQPPDPNDPAQMQQFMSQLQHLLSAPGSGPVNWDLARQVAASQLAAAGDPAVSPYERNAVEEALRIADLWLEPASALPSGIKTTVAWNRNEWIFKTLDVWRKLCDPVASRMVGAMGDLVPPEARAQLGPMQSMVATLGGALFGGQLGQALGSLAAEVLSAGDIGLPLGPAGTAALIPANIRGYGEGLELPEDEVRLYVALREAAHQRLFEHVPWLRGHVLTAVETYAAGIRVNREAIEEAMGRVDPTDPESVQAIVLEGIFTPEDSPAQKASLARLETALALVEGWVCHVVDGAAAGRLPNVVALGEAFRRRRAAGGPAEQTFAALVGLELRPRRLREAAALWAALTEHRGIAGRDALWGHPDLLPSDDDFADPVAFAMADVDLMTELEKFDFSAPGGPEEKIPGEVEGKAPDGPERPDDTEGDDRRS; from the coding sequence GTGCCTGATATTCCGTTCGGTTTCGCGCTCCCGGGCGGGCAGCCGCCCGACCCCAACGACCCCGCGCAGATGCAGCAGTTCATGTCGCAGTTGCAGCACCTGCTCTCCGCGCCGGGCAGCGGGCCGGTCAACTGGGATCTGGCCCGTCAGGTGGCGGCCAGTCAGCTCGCGGCAGCGGGCGACCCGGCGGTCTCGCCCTACGAGCGCAACGCGGTCGAGGAAGCACTGCGCATCGCCGACCTCTGGCTGGAGCCGGCCTCGGCGCTGCCCTCCGGCATCAAGACCACGGTGGCCTGGAACCGCAACGAGTGGATCTTCAAGACGCTGGACGTCTGGCGCAAGCTGTGCGATCCGGTGGCCAGCCGGATGGTCGGCGCGATGGGCGACCTGGTGCCGCCGGAGGCCCGCGCCCAGCTCGGCCCGATGCAGTCGATGGTGGCCACCCTCGGCGGCGCTCTCTTCGGCGGTCAGCTCGGTCAGGCGCTCGGGTCGCTGGCCGCGGAGGTGCTCTCCGCCGGTGACATCGGCCTGCCACTCGGCCCCGCCGGGACCGCCGCGCTGATCCCGGCCAACATCCGCGGCTACGGCGAGGGCCTGGAGCTGCCCGAGGACGAGGTACGCCTCTACGTCGCCCTGCGCGAGGCGGCCCACCAGCGACTCTTCGAGCATGTGCCGTGGTTGCGCGGGCACGTGCTCACCGCCGTCGAGACGTACGCGGCCGGAATCCGGGTCAACCGCGAGGCGATCGAGGAGGCGATGGGCCGGGTCGACCCGACCGACCCGGAGTCGGTGCAGGCGATCGTCCTGGAGGGCATCTTCACGCCGGAGGACAGCCCGGCGCAGAAGGCGTCGCTGGCCCGCCTGGAAACCGCTCTCGCCCTGGTCGAGGGCTGGGTCTGCCACGTGGTGGACGGTGCTGCGGCCGGCCGGCTGCCGAACGTGGTCGCACTCGGCGAGGCGTTCCGTCGGCGTCGGGCGGCCGGTGGACCGGCCGAGCAGACGTTCGCCGCTCTGGTCGGGCTGGAACTGCGTCCCCGCCGGCTGCGCGAGGCCGCCGCACTCTGGGCGGCGCTGACCGAGCACCGGGGCATCGCCGGGCGGGACGCCCTCTGGGGCCACCCCGACCTGCTGCCCTCCGACGACGACTTCGCCGACCCGGTGGCCTTCGCCATGGCCGACGTGGACCTGATGACCGAGCTGGAGAAGTTCGACTTCTCCGCCCCGGGCGGCCCGGAGGAGAAGATCCCGGGCGAGGTCGAGGGGAAGGCCCCGGACGGTCCGGAGCGCCCCGACGACACCGAGGGCGACGACCGCCGCTCCTGA